One segment of Amycolatopsis alba DSM 44262 DNA contains the following:
- a CDS encoding daunorubicin resistance protein DrrA family ABC transporter ATP-binding protein — protein MNDTAIAVSGLRKTFGDKVVLDGIDLEVPAGTIFSLLGPNGAGKTTTVNLLTTLMKADGGTAKVAGYDLATEAKAVRAAIGVTGQFAAVDELLTGQENLQLMVDLNRRATGGKRVVSELLERFDLVESAKKPASTYSGGMRRKLDLAMTLVGDPRIIFLDEPTTGLDPRSRRTMWSIIRELVAGGVTIFLTTQYLEEADQLADRIAVLDQGSLVATGTPDELKRRMPGTHVRLRFTTVAELDAAARIFPAATRDDEALALRVPSDAGTKSLRSLLDRLDEHSLAAEEFSVHTPDLDDVFLALTGHDTEAVK, from the coding sequence ATGAACGACACAGCGATTGCGGTCTCCGGGCTGCGAAAGACCTTCGGGGACAAGGTCGTGCTCGACGGGATCGATCTGGAGGTCCCCGCGGGCACCATCTTCTCCCTGCTCGGCCCGAACGGGGCCGGCAAGACGACGACGGTGAACCTGCTGACCACCCTGATGAAGGCCGACGGCGGGACGGCCAAGGTCGCCGGGTACGACCTCGCGACCGAGGCCAAGGCGGTGCGCGCGGCGATCGGGGTCACCGGCCAGTTCGCGGCGGTCGACGAACTGCTGACGGGGCAGGAGAACCTGCAGCTGATGGTGGACCTGAACCGGCGCGCCACCGGGGGCAAGCGGGTCGTGAGCGAGCTGCTGGAGCGGTTCGACCTGGTGGAATCGGCGAAGAAACCGGCGTCGACCTACTCCGGCGGCATGCGCCGGAAACTGGATCTGGCGATGACGCTCGTCGGCGACCCGCGGATCATCTTCCTCGACGAGCCGACCACGGGACTGGACCCGCGCAGCCGCCGCACGATGTGGTCGATCATCCGCGAGCTGGTGGCCGGCGGCGTGACCATCTTCCTCACCACCCAGTACCTCGAAGAAGCCGACCAGCTCGCCGACCGGATCGCGGTCCTCGACCAAGGCAGCCTGGTCGCCACCGGCACCCCTGACGAACTCAAACGCCGGATGCCCGGCACGCACGTCCGGCTGCGGTTCACCACCGTCGCCGAACTCGACGCCGCGGCGCGGATCTTCCCCGCGGCCACCCGTGACGACGAGGCGCTGGCCCTGCGGGTCCCCAGCGACGCCGGGACGAAATCCCTGCGGTCGCTGCTCGACCGGCTCGACGAGCACTCGCTCGCCGCCGAAGAGTTCTCCGTCCACACCCCTGACCTCGACGACGTTTTCCTCGCCCTGACGGGCCACGACACGGAAGCAGTGAAGTGA
- a CDS encoding YbhB/YbcL family Raf kinase inhibitor-like protein: MFCALFAIGATCLSPAASTAQNAFALSSTAFANGGLIPKVHECTSGGGNDPAKKNESPPLAWSGAPAAAKSYAIVMRDLDNNNLIHWVIYDIPAATASLPQNVQHVYQPPVPAGSRQVYYRGSASLFGYQGPCSPSTVNTYEFVVHALNRASLTNLNSNSSTQTAARAITAASIGSAKISGES; encoded by the coding sequence GTGTTCTGCGCCTTATTCGCCATCGGGGCCACCTGCCTCTCCCCCGCGGCATCGACGGCCCAAAACGCGTTCGCCTTGTCCAGTACCGCTTTCGCCAACGGCGGCCTCATCCCCAAGGTCCACGAATGCACCAGCGGCGGCGGGAACGATCCGGCCAAGAAGAACGAGTCGCCGCCGCTGGCCTGGTCGGGGGCGCCCGCCGCGGCCAAGAGCTACGCGATCGTCATGCGCGACCTCGACAACAACAACCTCATCCACTGGGTCATCTACGACATCCCGGCGGCCACGGCCTCGCTCCCCCAGAACGTCCAGCACGTCTACCAGCCACCCGTTCCCGCCGGCTCCCGGCAGGTCTACTACCGCGGGAGCGCGAGCCTCTTCGGCTACCAGGGACCGTGCTCGCCCTCGACGGTGAACACCTACGAGTTCGTCGTGCACGCCCTCAACCGGGCGTCGCTCACCAACCTGAACTCCAACTCCTCCACGCAGACCGCGGCCAGGGCGATCACCGCGGCCTCGATCGGCTCGGCGAAGATCAGCGGCGAATCGTAG
- a CDS encoding cytochrome P450 has product MTETVPVPQGLPMQRDAGPFAPPSEITRLREARPVSPMVFPDGHEGWLVTGYDEVRQMMADTRFSSRQDLGILHVPYETGMPAPTEPSPPMPGMFVAMDPPDHGRLRKRLTGAFTVKRMKQLEEHIVEITEQHLDAMAKLVPPVDLVKEFALPVPSLVICELLGVPYEDRENFQASSAQLMVRDQTLEEKMAAFVGMNTFLTELVTRKRETPGDDILSDLGRYDDLTIEELAGAAFLLLLAGHETTANMLALGTFALLEHPEQLAELRADAELLPGAVEELLRYLSVADIFFRYAAEDLELGGETIRAGSTVIVSLLAANRDPRRFEDPDALDIHRNARGLLSFGHGVHQCLGQQLSRIEMRAGFEGLLRRFPSLALAVPADEVKLKTDMNIYGVHELPVTWTE; this is encoded by the coding sequence ATGACTGAGACGGTTCCCGTCCCGCAGGGCCTCCCCATGCAGCGCGACGCGGGTCCCTTCGCTCCGCCCAGCGAGATCACCCGGCTGCGCGAGGCCCGCCCGGTGAGTCCCATGGTCTTCCCGGACGGGCACGAAGGCTGGCTGGTGACCGGGTACGACGAGGTCCGGCAGATGATGGCCGACACCCGGTTCAGCTCCCGCCAGGACCTCGGCATCCTCCACGTCCCGTACGAGACGGGCATGCCCGCCCCGACCGAACCGTCCCCGCCGATGCCGGGCATGTTCGTCGCGATGGACCCGCCGGACCACGGCCGGCTGCGCAAGCGCCTCACCGGTGCCTTCACGGTGAAGCGGATGAAGCAGCTCGAAGAGCACATCGTCGAGATCACCGAACAGCACCTGGACGCGATGGCGAAGCTGGTCCCGCCGGTCGACCTGGTCAAGGAGTTCGCGCTGCCGGTGCCGTCGCTGGTGATCTGCGAACTGCTCGGCGTCCCCTACGAGGACCGCGAGAACTTCCAGGCCAGCTCCGCCCAGCTCATGGTCAGGGACCAGACGCTGGAGGAGAAGATGGCCGCGTTCGTCGGGATGAACACGTTCCTCACCGAACTGGTCACGCGCAAACGCGAGACACCCGGCGACGACATCCTGTCCGATCTCGGCCGCTACGACGACCTCACCATCGAGGAGCTGGCGGGCGCCGCGTTCCTGCTGCTGCTCGCCGGGCACGAGACCACCGCGAACATGTTGGCGCTGGGCACTTTCGCGTTGCTGGAGCACCCCGAGCAGCTGGCCGAACTGCGCGCCGACGCGGAACTGCTGCCCGGCGCCGTCGAGGAGCTCCTTCGCTACCTGTCCGTCGCCGACATCTTTTTCCGCTATGCCGCGGAGGATCTGGAACTCGGCGGCGAGACGATCCGCGCGGGCTCGACCGTCATCGTGTCGCTGCTGGCCGCCAACCGCGATCCGCGGCGCTTCGAGGACCCCGACGCCCTGGACATCCACCGCAACGCCCGCGGTCTCCTTTCCTTCGGGCACGGCGTCCACCAGTGCCTGGGGCAGCAGCTGTCGCGGATCGAAATGCGCGCGGGTTTCGAGGGCTTGCTGCGCCGTTTCCCGAGTCTCGCGCTCGCCGTTCCCGCCGACGAGGTCAAGCTCAAGACCGACATGAACATCTATGGCGTGCACGAGTTGCCGGTCACCTGGACGGAATAG
- a CDS encoding PQQ-binding-like beta-propeller repeat protein encodes MGAVVAALAAGCAVLAVFLPGGAARPDRPDLELALVAAAAVLAALLTFGKSTGAKVSALVCAAGAAGWAIFCLSTDLGSGTPGSSAAVLAVAAVVTLVAAGLPRPVRWWFAVPLVAVLAAGTVTAVTTVPGLAVRSTTAPAVAAPALADRVTATPWSWTPPSPVRGVVAAGAGVAVAGTAGEVTALDGPTGAVRWTYARPGAHVRALVPTPDGLLLLAVFAPRDGGKDRQHLTVLDAFTGVPVQETLIDDVHGPDPLAPTSTVLPSLTYLGNNDFRVDALDLRSGNPLWSWKAPEGCVSPFALPASGRDVVLAPLLCQYRLSVLGLDERTGTPRWEHRLPVARPSDEKADYYLHSAPGGGKVSLSLRYSGLATGSNTDVVLDAATGTLLSTMDPKAPTRITLGPVAVSERDENGKTTAATLDGGVAVDLAACPDRRAQATTPTAYLRLCGSPGGGMVVHRQELDGSPSSTLPVSWPPAAELTGGLLSGSGRHALIPAPGALVAARAGDAAVVGFPAARP; translated from the coding sequence ATGGGAGCGGTGGTCGCGGCGCTCGCCGCGGGCTGCGCGGTGCTGGCGGTGTTCCTCCCCGGCGGGGCGGCCCGCCCGGACCGGCCGGATCTCGAACTGGCACTGGTCGCCGCGGCGGCGGTGCTCGCGGCCCTGCTGACGTTCGGGAAGTCCACCGGGGCGAAGGTTTCCGCGCTGGTCTGCGCGGCGGGTGCGGCGGGCTGGGCGATCTTCTGCCTGAGCACGGACCTCGGCAGCGGCACGCCGGGGAGTTCGGCGGCGGTGCTCGCCGTCGCCGCCGTCGTCACGCTGGTGGCGGCGGGGCTCCCGCGACCGGTCCGGTGGTGGTTCGCGGTCCCGCTCGTGGCGGTGCTCGCCGCGGGAACGGTGACCGCGGTGACGACCGTGCCGGGGCTGGCCGTGCGGTCCACCACGGCCCCGGCCGTCGCCGCGCCCGCGCTCGCCGACCGGGTGACGGCCACGCCGTGGAGCTGGACCCCGCCCAGCCCGGTGCGCGGCGTGGTCGCGGCGGGCGCCGGGGTCGCGGTCGCCGGAACGGCTGGTGAGGTCACCGCGCTCGACGGGCCGACGGGCGCGGTGCGCTGGACCTACGCCCGCCCCGGCGCCCACGTGCGCGCGCTCGTCCCCACTCCGGACGGGCTTCTGCTGCTGGCCGTGTTCGCTCCCCGCGACGGCGGGAAGGACCGCCAGCACCTCACGGTTCTCGACGCGTTCACCGGCGTTCCCGTCCAGGAGACGCTGATCGACGACGTGCACGGCCCCGATCCGCTGGCGCCGACCTCCACCGTGCTGCCGTCGCTCACCTATCTGGGGAACAACGATTTCCGCGTCGACGCGCTCGACCTGCGAAGCGGAAACCCGCTGTGGTCGTGGAAAGCGCCGGAAGGATGCGTTTCCCCGTTCGCGCTGCCCGCGAGCGGCCGTGACGTGGTGCTCGCGCCGCTGCTGTGCCAGTACCGGCTCAGCGTGCTCGGCCTGGACGAGCGCACCGGCACCCCGCGCTGGGAGCACCGGCTGCCGGTGGCCCGGCCGTCGGACGAGAAGGCCGACTACTACCTGCACTCCGCTCCCGGCGGCGGCAAGGTTTCCCTGTCACTGCGCTACTCCGGGCTCGCCACCGGCAGCAACACCGACGTCGTGCTCGACGCCGCCACCGGCACCCTGCTGTCCACAATGGATCCCAAGGCGCCGACGCGGATCACGCTCGGCCCGGTGGCCGTCTCGGAACGCGACGAGAACGGGAAGACCACCGCGGCCACGCTCGACGGCGGGGTGGCCGTCGACCTCGCCGCCTGCCCGGACCGGCGGGCCCAGGCCACCACGCCGACGGCCTACCTGCGCCTGTGCGGCTCGCCCGGCGGCGGGATGGTGGTGCACCGGCAGGAACTCGACGGCTCGCCGTCGTCCACCCTCCCGGTCTCGTGGCCACCGGCCGCCGAACTGACCGGCGGCCTGCTTTCCGGCTCCGGCCGCCACGCGCTCATCCCGGCGCCCGGCGCACTGGTGGCCGCCCGCGCCGGCGACGCCGCGGTCGTCGGGTTCCCCGCGGCCCGTCCGTGA
- a CDS encoding BTAD domain-containing putative transcriptional regulator produces MQIGMLGPFEVRADDGVLADVPGARLRGLLIALALEPGKVVPKATLVDWIWGEQPPADATNALQRLVSRLRKVLPEGVVEGQTDGYRLKVEPDAVDAVRFERLLGQGRGGEEPGRLREALALWRGAAMQDVGLQDSDAFDAAVTRLEGLRLTAFEDRFDAELDLGHGAKLVTELTDLAAAHPLRERLVAALMRALAATGRDTDALLVYQRTREALADELGVDPSPELSAVHVALLRGELGRREENRKTNVRAELTSFVGKDADVAKVRELVAEHRLTTLIGPGGSGKTRLASETARTLLSDLPDGAWLVELAAIGADGGTGGGKSIAQATLAGLGLRDALLGDSSNAEPVERVIAAIRDREVLLILDNCEHVIEQAAAFAHRVLGECRRLRILATSREPLGITGEALWQVVPLALPDPRAAPGEIESSPAVRLLRDRASAVRKDFVADEATLSTMARVCRVLDGMPLAIELAAARLRTMSIDQLANRLDDRFRLLTGGSRTALPRHRTLRAMVDWSWELLTDAERTVLCRLSVFSGGASLEAAEHVCVSEAVEQYEVLELLTSLTEKSLLVAAGDAAPRYRMLGTIKEYAELRLAEAGESALARDAHLAYFIELTEAAEPMLRQAEQLEWLAKLNADHDNITSAMRGALAAAEAPAAMRLAAACGWYWWLSGHRTEGMELVSAAVEVPGETPDEVAAVVYGLVSLFISSGFADENTAAKWIHESYRLSQSGTEHHPLFGLVAALQRMLTGAEPVAAWEPVLEDENPWVRALARLHLGKLRITLGLPGPEAETYLEQALTEFRALGERFGISFALTELADRIATRGEFATACEYYEQAVTVVTEVGSVEDLIRLRSRQAQLYWLMGDEEASAAAAAEAQRRAEQVTWPGALGMLGLARAELAHWRGETEEAARELDFATAVMGDEAELGHVRAITHDLLGYFTEDLGESREHRKAAWEAAAAVRHVPLIAHMIVGIADFALRSDDPEQAVRLLAAADELRGLPDRSRPDVARIEETVLRRLGETKFAEAAREGSTADWKQLVEVTLAS; encoded by the coding sequence ATGCAGATCGGGATGCTGGGCCCCTTCGAGGTTCGCGCGGATGACGGCGTCCTCGCCGACGTGCCGGGCGCCCGGCTGCGGGGATTGCTGATCGCCCTCGCGCTCGAACCGGGCAAAGTGGTCCCGAAAGCGACGCTCGTCGACTGGATCTGGGGCGAACAGCCACCGGCAGACGCGACGAACGCCTTGCAGCGCTTGGTTTCCCGACTGCGGAAGGTGCTGCCGGAAGGGGTCGTCGAAGGGCAGACGGACGGCTACCGGCTGAAGGTGGAGCCCGACGCCGTCGACGCCGTGCGGTTCGAACGCCTTCTCGGCCAGGGTCGCGGCGGCGAAGAGCCGGGGCGGCTGCGCGAGGCTCTCGCCTTGTGGCGCGGTGCGGCCATGCAGGACGTCGGCCTGCAGGACAGCGACGCGTTCGACGCGGCGGTCACCCGGCTCGAAGGGCTTCGCCTGACGGCCTTCGAGGACCGGTTCGACGCGGAGCTCGACCTCGGTCACGGCGCGAAACTGGTCACCGAACTGACCGACCTGGCGGCCGCGCATCCCCTGCGCGAGCGGCTCGTCGCCGCGTTGATGCGGGCCCTCGCGGCGACGGGCCGCGACACCGACGCGCTCCTCGTTTACCAGCGCACGCGGGAAGCCCTCGCCGACGAGCTGGGCGTCGACCCGTCGCCGGAGCTGTCCGCGGTGCACGTCGCGCTGCTGCGGGGCGAGCTGGGACGGCGGGAGGAGAACCGCAAGACCAACGTGCGCGCCGAGCTGACCAGCTTCGTCGGCAAGGACGCCGACGTCGCCAAGGTCCGGGAACTCGTCGCCGAACACCGGCTCACCACCCTGATCGGGCCCGGCGGTTCGGGAAAGACCAGGCTGGCCTCGGAAACCGCGCGCACCCTGCTCTCAGACCTGCCGGACGGGGCCTGGCTGGTGGAACTCGCGGCCATCGGCGCGGACGGCGGCACGGGGGGCGGGAAAAGCATCGCCCAGGCGACCTTGGCCGGGCTCGGCCTGCGGGACGCGCTGCTGGGGGACTCGTCGAACGCCGAACCCGTCGAACGCGTGATCGCCGCGATCCGCGACCGGGAAGTCCTGCTGATCCTCGACAACTGCGAGCACGTGATCGAGCAGGCCGCGGCCTTCGCCCATCGGGTGCTCGGGGAGTGCCGCCGTCTGCGGATCCTGGCGACGAGCCGGGAGCCGCTCGGCATCACCGGTGAGGCGCTGTGGCAGGTCGTACCGCTGGCCTTGCCGGATCCGCGGGCCGCGCCCGGCGAGATCGAATCCTCCCCCGCCGTCCGGCTGCTGCGGGACCGGGCGAGCGCGGTGCGCAAGGATTTCGTGGCCGACGAGGCGACGCTGTCCACGATGGCGCGTGTGTGCCGGGTGCTGGACGGGATGCCGCTGGCGATCGAACTCGCCGCGGCCCGGTTGCGCACGATGTCCATCGACCAGCTCGCCAACCGGCTCGACGACCGGTTCCGCCTGCTGACCGGCGGCAGCCGGACCGCGCTGCCCCGGCACCGGACGCTGCGCGCCATGGTCGACTGGAGCTGGGAGCTGCTGACCGACGCCGAACGGACGGTCCTGTGCCGTCTCTCGGTGTTCTCGGGCGGGGCGAGCCTGGAAGCGGCCGAGCACGTCTGTGTGAGCGAAGCCGTCGAGCAGTACGAGGTGCTCGAACTGCTCACCTCGCTGACCGAGAAATCGCTGCTGGTCGCCGCGGGTGACGCGGCGCCGCGCTACCGGATGCTCGGCACGATCAAGGAGTACGCCGAACTCCGGCTCGCCGAAGCGGGGGAATCGGCGCTGGCGCGCGACGCGCATCTCGCCTACTTCATCGAACTCACCGAGGCCGCGGAACCGATGCTCCGCCAGGCCGAGCAGCTGGAATGGCTCGCGAAGCTCAACGCCGACCACGACAACATCACTTCCGCGATGCGCGGCGCGCTCGCGGCGGCCGAGGCACCGGCGGCGATGCGGCTCGCGGCGGCCTGCGGCTGGTACTGGTGGCTCAGCGGGCACCGCACGGAAGGCATGGAACTGGTCAGCGCGGCCGTCGAAGTGCCCGGTGAGACGCCCGACGAGGTCGCGGCCGTGGTGTACGGGCTCGTCTCGCTGTTCATCAGTTCCGGTTTCGCCGACGAGAACACCGCGGCGAAGTGGATCCACGAGTCGTACCGGCTCAGCCAGAGCGGCACGGAGCACCACCCGCTGTTCGGGCTCGTCGCCGCGCTGCAACGCATGCTGACGGGAGCGGAACCGGTGGCCGCGTGGGAACCGGTGCTGGAGGACGAAAACCCCTGGGTGCGCGCACTGGCCCGGCTGCACCTCGGCAAGCTCCGGATCACGCTGGGTCTCCCCGGACCGGAGGCGGAGACGTACCTCGAGCAGGCGCTCACCGAGTTCCGCGCCCTCGGCGAACGGTTCGGGATCTCGTTCGCCCTGACCGAACTGGCGGACCGGATCGCCACCCGCGGCGAGTTCGCGACCGCGTGCGAGTACTACGAACAGGCTGTCACGGTGGTGACCGAGGTCGGTTCCGTCGAGGACCTGATCCGCCTCCGCTCGCGGCAGGCGCAGCTGTACTGGCTGATGGGCGACGAGGAAGCCAGCGCGGCCGCCGCGGCCGAAGCGCAACGGCGCGCCGAACAGGTCACCTGGCCGGGCGCGCTGGGCATGCTGGGCCTCGCCCGTGCGGAACTCGCGCACTGGCGCGGCGAAACCGAGGAAGCCGCACGCGAGCTCGACTTCGCGACGGCGGTGATGGGCGACGAAGCGGAACTGGGACACGTCCGCGCCATCACTCACGACCTTCTCGGCTACTTCACGGAAGATCTCGGCGAATCACGTGAGCACCGGAAGGCGGCATGGGAAGCGGCGGCCGCGGTGCGGCACGTGCCCCTGATCGCCCACATGATCGTCGGGATCGCGGACTTCGCCCTGCGCAGCGACGACCCTGAGCAGGCCGTGCGGCTGCTCGCGGCGGCCGACGAACTGCGCGGGCTGCCGGACCGGTCGCGCCCGGACGTGGCGCGGATCGAGGAGACAGTGCTGCGCCGCCTCGGCGAAACGAAGTTCGCGGAGGCGGCGCGAGAAGGCAGCACTGCGGATTGGAAACAACTCGTCGAGGTCACGCTCGCTTCTTGA
- a CDS encoding ABC transporter permease: MTTQTVSAKSPSLVMLRRNFKHLTRNPTSVFNAILMPVVMMLMFVYVFGDAFSVGVDYIDYATPGLMLLAVCYGLGATATAVNSDMTKGIINRFKVMDVSRGAVLTGHVVASLLTNLIAIAALTGVAFLLGFSPSASFLDWLGVVGMVVLLGFAAGWLTIALGLAAKSPETAGIASVPLVMLPFFSSAIVPAEKMGPGLREFAEYQPFTPIIETLRGLLDGAPAASDVLPALGWCAGIALVGYLWASSTFKKRA, from the coding sequence ATGACCACGCAGACCGTAAGCGCCAAGTCCCCCTCGCTGGTGATGCTGCGCCGTAACTTCAAGCACCTCACCCGCAACCCGACCTCGGTCTTCAACGCGATCCTGATGCCGGTCGTGATGATGCTGATGTTCGTGTACGTCTTCGGGGACGCGTTCAGCGTCGGCGTCGACTACATCGACTACGCGACACCGGGTTTGATGCTCCTCGCCGTCTGCTACGGCCTCGGCGCCACCGCGACCGCGGTGAACTCCGACATGACGAAGGGCATCATCAACCGCTTCAAGGTCATGGACGTCTCCCGCGGCGCGGTGCTGACCGGACATGTCGTCGCCAGCCTGCTGACCAACCTGATCGCCATCGCGGCGCTCACCGGCGTGGCCTTCCTGCTGGGTTTCTCGCCGTCGGCGAGTTTCCTCGACTGGCTCGGTGTCGTCGGAATGGTCGTGCTGCTCGGTTTCGCGGCGGGCTGGCTCACCATCGCGCTGGGCCTGGCGGCGAAGTCCCCGGAAACCGCGGGCATCGCGTCCGTGCCGCTGGTCATGCTGCCGTTCTTCAGCAGCGCGATCGTGCCTGCCGAGAAGATGGGCCCCGGACTCCGGGAATTCGCGGAGTACCAGCCCTTCACCCCGATCATCGAGACCCTGCGCGGGCTCCTCGACGGGGCGCCCGCCGCGAGCGACGTGCTCCCCGCCCTTGGCTGGTGCGCCGGGATCGCGCTCGTCGGCTACCTGTGGGCGTCCTCGACGTTCAAGAAGCGAGCGTGA
- a CDS encoding helix-turn-helix domain-containing protein, which translates to MPGNRLTRDERGQIASGLAAGLTYADIARGLDRPKSTVIREVARNGGAHGYRAGQAQQATQWRARRRKPGPPSFAEPVERTPEALRDFETEFAGMMAATGVPSMMARVLACLFTGDTGGSTAAELAARLKVSPASVSKAVGWLEQRGLIGREREGRRQRYVIDDQFGYRAWQASLEAMTAWADVTRRGAGLFDGPAGARLDATSRFFRHLHRDMSEAAEHWRRTSPR; encoded by the coding sequence ATGCCGGGAAACCGCCTGACCCGCGACGAGCGCGGGCAGATCGCCTCGGGCTTGGCCGCCGGGCTCACCTACGCCGACATCGCCCGCGGGCTGGACCGCCCCAAGTCGACGGTCATCCGCGAGGTGGCGCGCAACGGCGGCGCCCACGGCTATCGGGCGGGCCAGGCGCAGCAAGCGACCCAATGGCGGGCACGCCGCCGCAAACCCGGTCCGCCGAGCTTCGCCGAACCCGTCGAGCGCACCCCGGAGGCACTGCGGGACTTCGAGACCGAGTTCGCGGGCATGATGGCCGCGACCGGGGTCCCGTCGATGATGGCCAGGGTCCTGGCCTGCCTGTTCACCGGGGACACCGGCGGCAGTACCGCCGCCGAACTCGCCGCCAGGCTCAAGGTCAGCCCCGCGTCGGTGTCCAAGGCCGTCGGCTGGCTGGAACAACGCGGCTTGATCGGCCGTGAACGCGAGGGCAGGCGGCAGCGGTACGTCATCGACGACCAGTTCGGCTACCGGGCCTGGCAAGCCAGTCTCGAAGCGATGACAGCGTGGGCGGACGTCACCCGGCGGGGCGCCGGGCTGTTCGACGGCCCGGCGGGCGCCCGGCTGGACGCCACCAGCCGGTTCTTCCGGCATCTGCACCGGGACATGAGCGAAGCGGCCGAACACTGGCGGCGGACGAGCCCGCGGTGA